The following proteins are encoded in a genomic region of Tenebrio molitor chromosome 7, icTenMoli1.1, whole genome shotgun sequence:
- the sr gene encoding uncharacterized protein sr isoform X1 — protein MLALTMRREHDEPRSDRPRDAVPAATGGDEFVDILQVQQLLLDGGRGREPPPPPPDGRARLLDAFAAPAYYYGPGYGQPTSSVDDLVALWFAGGPSATGGPPASLPNPSATMIMDGLDTLPAQHHHHHHHHSAFLLTESAAAAAAHHFNVLSFDTCLYKSVATSVDSGGSPVPAAACTAADEPAVSEAQPGDLNTPVTTSGDIPSFFGPSTVVEPPPITGSLDPEELSLDQQQQQQQQQQQQQQSQQHSISPHQSPSSSHIGERATPQDSALSPSLREEENTNHSTLSMYPATGASHSNNMGKMHHRTVYTSASSPSMSSNIQMQSGSSPLGMGSQSMAHSPSAVNPWLLSSGDKPIYPAMFGLLGQGSSQSPQQQYPSATPSPAGTQYDDRSQAEQLMLSMDCGSNLALKQPPSYPSCSATSTSLQLELQQQDLVYSRVGQPLVASTAKYQWDSQDYGSPQSSSALVVPGTSNLVPKQEPFSAGCSSEIGQQSSNSSYGVQLAEYNPSTSKGHEILSQVYQQSPIPLKLVPVKPRKYPNRPSKTPVHERPYACPVENCDRRFSRSDELTRHIRIHTGQKPFQCRICMRSFSRSDHLTTHIRTHTGEKPFSCDVCGRKFARSDEKKRHAKVHLKQRMKKESKMGQQQQQQQQQQQTSQQQQQQQHHHLHPHQQHHMHASHTVTSEDGLTLPVVTTTL, from the exons ATGTTAGCTCTGACGATGCGCAGGGAACACGACGAGCCCAGGAGTGACCGGCCTCGCGACGCCGTCCCCGCGGCAACAGGTGGCGACGAATTCGTGGACATCCTGCAAGTGCAACAGCTGCTGCTGGACGGGGGCCGGGGCAGAGAACCGCCCCCGCCTCCTCCGGACGGACGTGCCAGACTGCTGGACGCTTTCGCCGCTCCGGCATACTACTACGGACCGGGATATGGACAGCCGACGTCCAGCGTCGACGACCTCGTCGCGCTCTGGTTCGCCGGCGGCCCTTCAGCCACAG GCGGGCCCCCGGCGAGTCTTCCCAACCCGTCGGCCACCATGATCATGGACGGCCTGGACACGCTGCCCGCACAGCACCATCACCATCACCATCACCACTCCGCCTTCCTGCTCACCGAGTCGGCGGCCGCGGCCGCGGCGCACCACTTCAACGTGCTCAGCTTCGACACGTGCCTCTACAAGAGCGTCGCCACCTCCGTCGACTCCGGCGGCAGCCCCGTCCCAGCGGCCGCCTGCACGGCCGCCGACGAGCCGGCTGTCTCCGAAGCCCAGCCCGGCGACCTCAACACCCCCGTCACCACCTCCGGCGACATACCCTCCTTCTTCGGGCCCTCCACCGTCGTCGAACCGCCGCCCATCACAG GCTCTCTAGATCCGGAGGAGCTCTCGTTGGACcagcagcagcagcagcagcagcaaCAACAACAGCAGCAACAATCGCAACAACACTCCATCAGTCCTCACCAATCACCTTCGAGCAGCCATATCGGGGAACGTGCAACCCCCCAAGACAGTGCACTGAGTCCCAGTCTCCGCGAGGAAGAAAATACAAATCACAGTACCCTTAGCATGTATCCTGCGACAGGTGCATCGCATTCGAACAACATGGGTAAAATGCATCATCGAACCGTTTACACATCAGCGTCGAGTCCAAGCATGTCGAGCAACATTCAGATGCAATCTGGCAGCAGTCCTCTGGGGATGGGTTCGCAGAGCATGGCTCATTCACCTTCGGCCGTCAATCCGTGGTTGTTATCGAGCGGCGACAAGCCGATTTATCCGGCCATGTTCGGACTGTTGGGACAAGGAAGCTCGCAGTCGCCCCAGCAACAATATCCGTCGGCGACTCCGAGTCCCGCGGGAACCCAATACGACGACCGATCCCAAGCCGAGCAGCTGATGCTGAGCATGGACTGCGGGAGCAACCTTGCCCTGAAGCAGCCCCCATCATATCCCAGCTGTTCGGCGACCTCGACGAGTCTCCAGTTGGAATTGCAGCAGCAGGACTTGGTGTACTCGCGCGTCGGCCAGCCGCTCGTAGCCAGCACGGCGAAATATCAATGGGACTCGCAGGACTACGGTAGTCCGCAAAGCTCTAGTGCGTTAGTGGTGCCGGGCACTTCGAATCTGGTGCCGAAACAAGAACCTTTCAGTGCGGGGTGTTCGAGTGAAATCGGACAGCAGTCGTCGAACTCCTCATACGGTGTGCAGCTAGCCGAATACAACCCTTCGACGAGCAAAGGACACGAGATCCTTTCTCAAGTGTACCAACAGTCGCCCATCCCCCTAAAATTAGTTCCGGTGAAACCCCGCAAGTACCCGAACAGGCCGAGCAAGACGCCGGTGCACGAGCGGCCTTACGCGTGCCCAGTAGAGAACTGTGACAGGCGTTTCTCGCGTTCGGACGAACTCACCCGCCACATCCGCATCCACACGGGCCAAAAGCCGTTCCAGTGCAGGATCTGCATGAGGTCCTTCTCGAGGTCGGACCACCTGACGACGCACATTCGAACCCACACCGGCGAAAAACCGTTCTCGTGCGACGTGTGCGGACGCAAATTCGCGCGCAGCGACGAGAAGAAGCGCCACGCCAAAGTGCACCTCAAACAGAGGATGAAGAAGGAGAGCAAGATGGGCCAGCAGCAGCAGCAACAACAACAGCAGCAGCAGACAAGTCAGCAGCAACAACAGCAGCAGCACCACCACCTCCATCCTCACCAGCAGCACCACATGCACGCCAGCCACACGGTGACAAGCGAGGATGGGTTGACTTTACCCGTGGTGACTACGACCCTGTGA
- the sr gene encoding early growth response protein 2 isoform X2: MLALTMRREHDEPRSDRPRDAVPAATGGDEFVDILQVQQLLLDGGRGREPPPPPPDGRARLLDAFAAPAYYYGPGYGQPTSSVDDLVALWFAGGPSATGSLDPEELSLDQQQQQQQQQQQQQQSQQHSISPHQSPSSSHIGERATPQDSALSPSLREEENTNHSTLSMYPATGASHSNNMGKMHHRTVYTSASSPSMSSNIQMQSGSSPLGMGSQSMAHSPSAVNPWLLSSGDKPIYPAMFGLLGQGSSQSPQQQYPSATPSPAGTQYDDRSQAEQLMLSMDCGSNLALKQPPSYPSCSATSTSLQLELQQQDLVYSRVGQPLVASTAKYQWDSQDYGSPQSSSALVVPGTSNLVPKQEPFSAGCSSEIGQQSSNSSYGVQLAEYNPSTSKGHEILSQVYQQSPIPLKLVPVKPRKYPNRPSKTPVHERPYACPVENCDRRFSRSDELTRHIRIHTGQKPFQCRICMRSFSRSDHLTTHIRTHTGEKPFSCDVCGRKFARSDEKKRHAKVHLKQRMKKESKMGQQQQQQQQQQQTSQQQQQQQHHHLHPHQQHHMHASHTVTSEDGLTLPVVTTTL, encoded by the exons ATGTTAGCTCTGACGATGCGCAGGGAACACGACGAGCCCAGGAGTGACCGGCCTCGCGACGCCGTCCCCGCGGCAACAGGTGGCGACGAATTCGTGGACATCCTGCAAGTGCAACAGCTGCTGCTGGACGGGGGCCGGGGCAGAGAACCGCCCCCGCCTCCTCCGGACGGACGTGCCAGACTGCTGGACGCTTTCGCCGCTCCGGCATACTACTACGGACCGGGATATGGACAGCCGACGTCCAGCGTCGACGACCTCGTCGCGCTCTGGTTCGCCGGCGGCCCTTCAGCCACAG GCTCTCTAGATCCGGAGGAGCTCTCGTTGGACcagcagcagcagcagcagcagcaaCAACAACAGCAGCAACAATCGCAACAACACTCCATCAGTCCTCACCAATCACCTTCGAGCAGCCATATCGGGGAACGTGCAACCCCCCAAGACAGTGCACTGAGTCCCAGTCTCCGCGAGGAAGAAAATACAAATCACAGTACCCTTAGCATGTATCCTGCGACAGGTGCATCGCATTCGAACAACATGGGTAAAATGCATCATCGAACCGTTTACACATCAGCGTCGAGTCCAAGCATGTCGAGCAACATTCAGATGCAATCTGGCAGCAGTCCTCTGGGGATGGGTTCGCAGAGCATGGCTCATTCACCTTCGGCCGTCAATCCGTGGTTGTTATCGAGCGGCGACAAGCCGATTTATCCGGCCATGTTCGGACTGTTGGGACAAGGAAGCTCGCAGTCGCCCCAGCAACAATATCCGTCGGCGACTCCGAGTCCCGCGGGAACCCAATACGACGACCGATCCCAAGCCGAGCAGCTGATGCTGAGCATGGACTGCGGGAGCAACCTTGCCCTGAAGCAGCCCCCATCATATCCCAGCTGTTCGGCGACCTCGACGAGTCTCCAGTTGGAATTGCAGCAGCAGGACTTGGTGTACTCGCGCGTCGGCCAGCCGCTCGTAGCCAGCACGGCGAAATATCAATGGGACTCGCAGGACTACGGTAGTCCGCAAAGCTCTAGTGCGTTAGTGGTGCCGGGCACTTCGAATCTGGTGCCGAAACAAGAACCTTTCAGTGCGGGGTGTTCGAGTGAAATCGGACAGCAGTCGTCGAACTCCTCATACGGTGTGCAGCTAGCCGAATACAACCCTTCGACGAGCAAAGGACACGAGATCCTTTCTCAAGTGTACCAACAGTCGCCCATCCCCCTAAAATTAGTTCCGGTGAAACCCCGCAAGTACCCGAACAGGCCGAGCAAGACGCCGGTGCACGAGCGGCCTTACGCGTGCCCAGTAGAGAACTGTGACAGGCGTTTCTCGCGTTCGGACGAACTCACCCGCCACATCCGCATCCACACGGGCCAAAAGCCGTTCCAGTGCAGGATCTGCATGAGGTCCTTCTCGAGGTCGGACCACCTGACGACGCACATTCGAACCCACACCGGCGAAAAACCGTTCTCGTGCGACGTGTGCGGACGCAAATTCGCGCGCAGCGACGAGAAGAAGCGCCACGCCAAAGTGCACCTCAAACAGAGGATGAAGAAGGAGAGCAAGATGGGCCAGCAGCAGCAGCAACAACAACAGCAGCAGCAGACAAGTCAGCAGCAACAACAGCAGCAGCACCACCACCTCCATCCTCACCAGCAGCACCACATGCACGCCAGCCACACGGTGACAAGCGAGGATGGGTTGACTTTACCCGTGGTGACTACGACCCTGTGA